The Triticum urartu cultivar G1812 chromosome 5, Tu2.1, whole genome shotgun sequence genome contains the following window.
GGCTGTGCCATTTTCGATTACTACTCTAGTGTACAGAATGTCACTTTGGTAGACAACCTCTAGTGAGCCCTATGAATGTACATTACACACGTGCAAATTCTGATGATGGTATAAGTTTTTTTTTTTACATAGATAACCCTCTGAGCTACACAAGAATGACAAGATCTGTGATTTTGAAAAGATAAACAGTACGTGTATTATTCTCTATTTAGAAATCATCATTGTGTTATTTTTATATAGCTCACGTGTTTAGTTATTCATATCACCAAATTTAACACAGGTGTAGTATACATCCATATGTTCATATAGAATTACTTTTGGAATTTTCTGAAACTTTAAATCTTATTTTTGAAATTAATTAAAATAAAGTCCTTCAATACACCCGTGCTTTAAAAATCCACTCTCGATTCATATTTTCAACATGTATGGCTACTAATCGTGCCCGACTTGGATTAGTGCTACTCCAGTGTACAAGTGGTGAGACCAAGACCGCGAGTGACAGCACGTGAACGACTTGGCTTGTTTTTTTTTTCTATTGCTCATTACTGCTACTCCAGTGTGCATGTCTAACTAGGCTGTGTCGTGTTCGATTACTAAGACATGCATGCGAGTGTGACGTCCTTGTCTCCTGTATCGACTTCACGGCCAACAACGCCGCCGCAAAGAAGAAGGTCGCGGAAGAGGCCGAAGCTGCTGCGGTCTTAGCCTGACCTATTGGAGGATATGATTTGTTCATCCACTACTCGTTCGTTCATGTGCTAGTCGTATATGTTATGTTTATAGATGTTTCGGTTCTATGTTATATACATCCACACTTGTTTACGTATCAGTAAGGAGTTACATACCGTGAATGCCATGTTTATTATCTGCTTGTGGATTAGATTAATGAAACATGTGATAATATATCACACCTTGCGGATGAAGGGAGTAAATAAGAGAGTTTGTAGTGAGTGGGAAGATGCTTTCAGCGCACAGTTGAGTTGTAGGTGGATAACGATCTAGTCAATGGCACTATACTTTGAAATTTTATTAGTATTGTTAACTGGGCACAATTTTCTACCCTACTAGACTTACACGCATGCATGCTAGTACTGTTTTATGGACTAAGAGTAGCCACAAGTCAGTTTCACTGCATGTGGCATTGCTTGACATAACTTTCTAAATTTCGTAATTAAACAAAAGAAAGGTCGTACTTGTAGTGATTGAGAAGATGCTTTCAGTGTGTAGCTAGGCTACTATTGGAGAAAGCAATCTGGTCATCACGAGCTAGGAAACTTTCAAGTTTAAGCTTAGACTGACATGCATGGCTGCTAATCATGCCTGACTGACGTGGATTACTGCTAGTCCAATGTACAAGTGGTGACACCAAGACCGCGAGTGACAGCAGGTGAACGACTTGTGTGCATGTCTAACCGGGCTGCGTCGTTTTCGATTACTAACACAATGAGATTAGGTCCAAGTCTTACACTAGACTGACGTCCTTGTCTCGGATGTATCAGTTGCCAATCCACTTCGGTCAATCGGGGAAGGTAGCCAGGCAAAAATATTGATACTTATCTTTGTGGAAGCAGTCCATGTTCGCGGAACTGTCTCTGTCCCGCACATACAGAGCAATCGAATTTTCGTAAAGGCGTTTCGGTGCCCGGGTGCATCTGCACCCGGTCAAAAAACAATTCGTAAAAAATTCAGAAAActtcaaaaaatttcaaaaaaatttagGGTGGTAGACAATTTGATGCGTGAGGTACGCTCCAATTTTTAAAACATTTGGACTTCTGTGCAGCTCTCAGAAAAAAAGACAAATCAGACCAGAACAGTATATGAACAGTACACATTTTTACAGACTtccgatttgtcttttttgctgagagTTGCACAGAAGTCCAAATGTTTTGAAAATTGGAGCGTacctcacgcatcaaattatctaccacctaattttttttagaattatttcaatttttctagtatttattttgatttttttcatGAGCGCAGGTGCAGATGAGCTCGGGCCCAGATTCGAATTTTCGTAAAGATGAAGATCGGTGAAATCAATGTTTTATTGCTTGAGCTTCGTGAGCATATATATAGAAGTACATGGTCATTTTGGAGTATAAAGCAAGGTAGAATAAATCATACGCTATCCTACGATTTTCTAAATAACCGTGATACTCAACATATGCGTCGCCCCTTCAGGACGAAGCGCCGTGGCCCGCGGTCCACTCCGCTGTCATCACGCGTCGACTTCCCGTGGTATgcgccgcgccgcctccctcgGTGCTGAAACACCATCGACCGTGCCGGTCTTCGTCACGTTGTTGGGTTCTCCTCGCCTATTTCGAGCACCGCTGCcgcgctcctaacctagccgccgccgccgctctaGTTCCTCGGCGCCGCTGCCGCTCGCTAACCCGAGCTGCACCGCCAGTCCATCCCCTTCGTCTACATACCGCTCTAATATCATGTTAGAAAGGATAGGGATGGAGATTGGTGGAATCGATGTtttattgcttgagcctcgtgggaatatatataggagtacatggtTTTCTTGGAGTACAAAGCAAGGTAGAATAAATCCTACGCTATTCTACGTTTTCTAAATAACCGTGATACTCAACAGGCTTTAATGTAGTTATGTTGTGTCCAGCTTCCCCATTTAATCAACAACTAGTGATCATATAATTAGTATTGAATTGACTATATTAGCTACCTACCCACTACAAAATATGAAGGATTTATGGTGACTTTTTCAAAAAAAGTCATAGATTGGCCTATATCCGTGATGGTTACAAAAAAAATGAGAAATCAAAAATGGGCTCACAATACATATTAGTATTCTTAGTAGGTAGTTTTAGTATGTTTTTGACGAACCCCGACGAGATTGAAGTAAACAAATGCCCCGTGACCCACTTGTACATTTCTGCAGGACTTCAGGGAAGACAAACGGGGAAAAGAGGTGGATGTACTTGAGCACTTCCTTTCGTTGGACCTCTCCTTTTTATTGAAGTTTCACAACTAAGCATGCATATTGGCCACTAGGGTCGTACTTGTTTACTTCCATCCTGGGAGGTATTTGTGAAAACATTTTGTTTTATCTATGAAATGTGTGATCGATGAACATTCGTATAATGCAATGCAATTGTTCTGCAAGAAATGTGTTTGGTTTGTCCTTCAATGTGTCCAATTTTTCTGAAAGTGTAAGCTATAGAGAAACAAGGTGCTTGTATAGAAAAAGGGTTAACAGTGAGGGCCAACAAAGCAAACCCATAACATGTAGAGTTACCACTTACGAGTAAACAGATCAGTACCCATCGATGATAAATTTATCACTGACGGGTGCCCAATCAGTGCCCACCAGTGATAAGAACTATAACGATTGAAGATTCCCTAATGACGGGCTGGAAATCTATTAGTGGTAAGGGTTTTGGTCCTGACCAAACTGATGTTTCATATAGTATTGTTAAGCACTGGAGATAACCATTTCTTGATGGGGTGGTATATTTGTGGAGCATGACCCTATCCAACTGGATTCAAATCTGAATGCTCATATTTACACACTAGTTCAATAGGAATAATTTGGTGAGTTCCACATATTTTCCCCCTTGTCTCCATCATTTTAGCCTGTGATGATCAATGCGCTTGTGTGAGCGTCTGGTGTTTCTTGTAATGGAAAAAATGAAGCACCAGTAGCAGATTTTTCTATTGCATAGCTCAGCTACCACATTAATAGCAAATCTTTAACGAATCAGGATGGAACCGGTGACAGATAATGGATATCCATAGCCTGATATTTTCAGGGATAGAAATATCAAAACCATTAGTGAAATATTAAATGAATTATAAATTGATATTTTGCATTTTCTTAAATATGAATAGGACCATGTTACTTTAATTTTTTTCTTCGATTCAAATACAATCCAAGTATCGAAGGAGTTGATTTATTCGTCCTCTATAACGTCGCAAACTGACATAGATTCACTGAACTAGATATGTGTCATACAACTTCTAATCAACAAAAATAATGTGATGACATTAAATTTTGCATTCAAAAAATTCCTATTTTGCAACCTCTTGCTAACATGATTTATGTTTTCTTAATTAGTTTTTCATTGAAGCAGAAGTAAATTATATTTGCATTTGCATTCATATTTGAGCACATCCTAGTACTATTTGTATATGTTTACGAAAATAAAATTCTTTATATTTGATCTGGTTTGCTATAAACCCATTAGTGACTGCAGTAGCTAACTGGACCATGAAATATTCCTCAATGACTAATACATCAAAATACACTAGTTGAATACTCCTGCATTACCACAGGAAAGATTCAATCATACAAGAAAAAACTCCAATCATGTTGCACACCAGCCTCCATAAGAAATGATTACCACAAAAACTTTTTTTGAGTTAGAAGAAACAAGGCTAACAAATTTAGGAACTACAAGAAAATCATATGATATATTTGCAAACCCTATAACAAGATGTGTCGTAAAAGTCTTGGAGAGAATTATTTTGAAAACCCTTAGGGATCTATCCGTTAATAAGAAAATAAGAGTTTCCAAGTCAACTAACGGAAAACTAGACGAAAACCGTCGCAACCCGTTGACCAAGCACAAACAAGATAGATCACACACAATACTTCGAACAAAACATCGTCAATATTGCTCATTGGCGTAGACATCGTCACTTCTCCTCGCGGAAGTGATCATAACATTGCCAATAAGGAGTGTTGGCCAAACCTACACCGCAAAGGCAGTGAGAAGCCACACAAAGATCCACGCCAAGCAATCAACCTGTGTTGGCAACTAAGAGGCTCCGCTGCTGATGGTGAGCTATGAAGGAAAACTATGCAAGGCTAGCGAGACAGAAGATAACCGGACATACCACATGTCACCCATCATCATCACGATCTGGAACTGGCCGATTCAACTCCGCCTTCACAACAACAAAACACCCAAGACAATCCTACAGACTAGCCTCAGAGTTGACTACCACAATCATTACTGAACCCCAAACTTTCTTAGCCCCGTCATCATTGCTACAGAGTAACCGACAACACCACCACCATCATCCACAGGTCATAGCTTTGATCACCACAACGCCCCCACCATAAATCGTCACACATCCACTCGCCCCACAACCGGTGACAACTCCAAAAATGACGCCACCAAGGAGGATCATGAGATAGAAACAACATCATTGTCCAATCTTGAGGAGATATGAGGCTTCCCTTGTAGTTTTGTAGGAGGAAGTGTGAGCACCACGCATCAATGATGTTTTCAAGTAGGAAGCAGAGCCCGAGAGCGCCGCCTGCCCTGGCTAACAACATAAACAAAGTTTCACCCTGTGTTGCCTCACATCCCGTCCACCCGTGCCACACGACTGGTGGACCACCAAATAGGGAACGTATCTGGTGCACCCCCACTTGTAGTGCTACCATGCACCGGATGCGATAGAACATTTAAATAATCTGGAAAAAAATCTAGCACATTGACACAACATCAACGTGTATTGTCGCAAAAATTCGTTTCAAAATTTGACATCAGCGTGATAATGTGCCAAATATAAAGCCCAGTTTATGTTATGTATTATTCAGTGTTGAATTTGTCAATTTTTTTCGAGCTACAGTTTGAATTTTGATCTGAAATTTTGTGACAACCTACATTGAAGTTGTGTGAATGTGCTAAAAAAATCCTAATTTTTTTACATTTTAAATGTGCAACGTGAGTTCGGTGCACCGATAGCACCACAAGCCACTACCGGAATCGcaccctatgccgacggccagggccGTTGGCATAGCCCTGAATGGCCATCGGgacaggcctatgccgacggcccccgtcggcaacATATCCGTCGGCGTAGCCAGGAATGCCGTCGGCATAGAAAGGCCGTCGGCATATGCCCTATCCCGACGGTGTCCgtacatctatgccgacggccccggCCGTCGGCAACGTTATCGCCTAACGGCGGCCGCCGTCAAGACCAACGCTTGCTCGCCACGTGGCAGGTCTATGCCGACGGtctggccgtcggcatagtttcaacctaagccgacggctaggccgtcggcatagacgtGCCACATGGCGAGCAGGCATCACCCCTGGGGCgggtctatgccgacggcctagctgACGGCTTAGGTtgaaactatgccgacggccagaCCGTCGGCATAGACCTGCCACGTGGCAGCCACTGGGAGCTCCTGGAGCAGGCCTATGTCGACGGCTTAGCCGTCGGCTTAGTTTGAAACTATgtcgacggctaggccgtcggcatagacctGCCACGTGGCAGCCACTGGGAGCTCACGGCAgctctatgccgacggccttgccgtcggcatagtttctgtctgtttttttttcttttttctgttttgtttCAGCTCAATTCATTTGAATATATACAGCACACAACAAATATATGCATCACATAACAGCTGACCCAGCAGCATCACACAACAAATTCATCATCACACATCATAAGAAGCATCGCAAAGCATAAACATATAAGTATCATCACCACCAAGCATAAGAATCTCACAAACAACAATAAGAAACATCACAAGCATATAAGTATCATCACCACCAAGACCGTCACAATGTGACCCAAAGGCTTAAGCGCCAGGACGTCGAGCACCACGGAGGTCGTCACCGCCAAGACCGCCGAAGCCCAGGTCGTCACTGCTAGCGGCAGCGCTACCGCCAagaccgcctcctcctccgcctccgtGGATCGGAGTGGTCGGGCTCCGTGTCTCCGGAGTGCTGCGAAGACCACTGCCAACGGTAGATCCACCTGTTCCCTGCATGTTGAAAAGACATATGCACGGGATCTATGACTGTGTTGAAAGGCATGACATGCTTTGGGTGAATAGATTGGGGATGAACTAACCGGCGAGGGGCCAGCGTTCTGTGCCACAAACTCCTCAAAGCTCATCAGCACTGGTTGTGCTGGAGGGCATTGTGCTGTAGGGAACTGAGGACACCTGCCGGCCGCCATATCCTGAAAAGCCTGCTGCATCTGGCTATCCCTCTGCACTTGGTGTTCATAAAGCCTCTGATGCCACGCCATGGTCTCCTGGCGTGTGTACTCCATGTAGGCCTACGGTATGACATGATGGAACTCATAAAACTACTAAATGCGAAAAATGAAGTGAGAAATGAAGATAAGAGGGAAAATACTTACAGATTGTTGCTCCTGAAAGAGGGACTGTGTACTAGTCACTGGCTGGCTCGTGCGCTGGCTCAGGCTCGGGTCGATCCGACGAAGCTGTGTGTAGGAGATACTAGGAGTGATCACAGCATCGAGAACCGCGTCCCGACCGTGCTCCTTGGGCCCCATCCTCACTACCGCCATGTCATCCAGAGGCGCCGCAATGGGGTCAGGTGTGTCAGGATGTAACTCCAGATACGCTTCGGAGTaggccttcttcctccctgcggtctTCTTGCCGTAGTACTTGGGCTCGCCAGGCTTGGGGTCCTTCCGCATATGGGCAATCTCCCACGCCTGCATGTGTGAGAGCGGCCGCTTCAGTTTCTCCTCCTGCACCACCAAACAGAGGTTAGTCATACATAAGAAAGTGATggtaaatagaagaagaagaatgtttaatggggttagtcatacattaactgccttgtggagatagtggtttcggtttccctgagcatgtactccctccgtccctcggttagccttatttttggttctcatagccgcccaggctccagcctcatcacaccaaagatccaccaatgccgcccaggactcgtcttttccataacaccaatttggacacacctacataataaaagcataatggcatgtaggtgtgtccaaattggtgttatggaagcataaagcataaagcataatgtaccacaaggtaatgaaagcataatgaaaaatcttttatacttaccgccaagaactcgggcctctccaaggtaatgcccatcctccgcgcttcttccttggtcatcttcacaccaagatagtcgtggtagtatgtggagatggccacatagcgcacctcgtactgcatctggcgggccttcttcttgcattggcgcagcacgatctggtccgctctagccctgtgctccggaagaactcgatagaatttctacaatcatgcatgaaacaagaatgggagaagccatgagttaaatcattcatgaaactagaatggacttgtgcttctgaagagaactcacccagaaagtagtgatcacggccttggcatgggtctcatggtccgcgtggcgggccgcttcccagtggtcccagctcgtggccaaaacccgacggtccggctgcctgactggatcaggacagtacaaccccggccaatataacttcagcaagacggtgatgaggccgttgggaatacggacccctttagaatatatccagttgctgcaaaagaatgaactattagcatgtgacaagcaaaataaataacaaccggaataagcatgtgacaagcaaaataatgaaccacttactcttttcccgtgggctcaa
Protein-coding sequences here:
- the LOC125555685 gene encoding uncharacterized protein LOC125555685: MAVVRMGPKEHGRDAVLDAVITPSISYTQLRRIDPSLSQRTSQPVTSTQSLFQEQQSAYMEYTRQETMAWHQRLYEHQVQRDSQMQQAFQDMAAGRCPQFPTAQCPPAQPVLMSFEEFVAQNAGPSPGTGGSTVGSGLRSTPETRSPTTPIHGGGGGGGLGGSAAASSDDLGFGGLGGDDLRGARRPGA